A genomic region of bacterium contains the following coding sequences:
- the gcvH gene encoding glycine cleavage system protein GcvH, translated as MVKEGLYYSKEHEWVRVEGDTAVIGITDYAQSELGDMVFIELPQVGRKVKAMEAAATIEAVKAVADVYSPVSGEIIEVNEALKNDPSPINSDPYGAGWIFKVKMENPDELKDLLSPDDYRKLIGE; from the coding sequence AAGGAAGGTCTTTACTACTCGAAAGAACATGAATGGGTAAGGGTTGAGGGCGACACGGCAGTTATTGGAATAACCGACTATGCCCAAAGCGAGCTCGGCGACATGGTGTTCATCGAGTTGCCCCAGGTGGGCAGGAAAGTCAAAGCTATGGAGGCTGCGGCAACCATAGAAGCGGTCAAAGCAGTAGCCGATGTGTATTCACCGGTATCGGGCGAGATAATTGAAGTTAATGAAGCGCTCAAAAACGACCCAAGCCCGATAAACTCCGACCCCTACGGCGCGGGCTGGATATTTAAAGTAAAAATGGAAAACCCCGACGAACTCAAAGATTTGCTTTCGCCCGACGATTATAGAAAACTGATTGGCGAATAA